A genomic window from Chanos chanos chromosome 14, fChaCha1.1, whole genome shotgun sequence includes:
- the pgm1 gene encoding phosphoglucomutase-1 produces the protein MVKITVVKTQAYADQKPGTSGLRKRVTVFQQNKHYAENFIQSIISVIEPAHRQEGTLVVGGDGRFFMKDAIQLIIQIAAANGIGHLVIGQNGIMSTPAVSCVIRKIKALGGIILTASHNPGGPNGDFGIKYNISSGGPAPEGVTEKIFQISKSLQEYHICPELKVDLSKIGKQTFEVDTFKPFTVEIVDSVESYAEMLRGIFDFPALKNLLSGPNHINVRLDAMHGVVGPYVKKIVCEELGSPANSAVNCVPSEDFGGHHPDPNLTYAADLVKAMKGGEYDFGAAFDGDGDRNMVLGKHGFFVNPSDSVAVIGANITCIPYFKKTGVKGLARSMPTSGALDNVAKALKMHLYETPTGWKFFGNLMDAGKLSLCGEESFGTGSDHIREKDGLWAVLAWLSILASRKQSVEEIMKDHWQKFGRNFFTRYDYEEVDAEAAGKMIKELETAMTQPGFVGQKFSSGDKSYQVEKADNFEYTDPVDGSVSKHQGLRIIFSDGSRIIFRLSGTGSAGATIRLYIDSYEKDPQKIYQDPQVMLAPLVDIALKISQLQEKTGRTGPTVIT, from the exons ATGGTGAAGATAACGGTGGTCAAAACCCAGGCGTATGCCGACCAAAAGCCAGGAACCAGTGGTCTGAGGAAAAGAGTGACCGTTTTCCAGCAGAACAAGCATTATGCCGAGAATTTCATTCAGAGTATCATTTCTGTCATCGAGCCTGCTCACAGGCAGGAGGGAACATTGGTTGTCGGGGGAGATGGACGATTTTTCATGAAAGACGCGATTCAGCTGATCATCCAAATCGCTGCCGCCAATGGG attgGCCACCTGGTGATTGGTCAGAATGGAATCATGTCCACGCCCGCCGTGTCCTGCGTGATCCGGAAGATAAAGGCATTGGGTGGGATCATCCTCACAGCCAGTCACAATCCCGGTGGTCCCAATGGAGACTTTGGAATCAAGTACAACATTTCCAGTGGAG GTCCTGCTCCAGAGGGTGTCACCGAGAAAATTTTCCAGATCAGCAAAAGCCTTCAGGAGTACCACATCTGCCCAGAGCTCAAAGTGGATCTGTCCAAGATTGGCAAACAGACCTTCGAAGTGGACACATTCAAACCCTTTACAG tggaGATCGTGGACTCTGTGGAGTCCTATGCAGAAATGCTGAGAGGCATCTTTGACTTCCCTGCGCTGAAGAACTTACTGTCTGGACCCAATCACATCAACGTCCGCCTAGATGCCATGCATGGGG tggtgGGTCCCTATGTCAAGAAGATCGTCTGTGAAGAGCTAGGGTCTCCTGCCAACTCAGCCGTAAACTGCGTCCCCTCTGAGGATTTTGGGGGTCACCACCCTGACCCAAATCTTACATATGCTGCTGACCTGGTCAAGGCCATGAAGGGTGGTGAATATGACTTTGGAGCTGCGTTTGACGGTGATGGT GATCGTAACATGGTGCTGGGAAAACATGGCTTCTTCGTAAACCCCTCCGACTCTGTGGCAGTGATTGGTGCCAATATCACCTGTATCCCATACTTTAAGAAGACTGGTGTAAAAGGCCTGGCACGCAGCATGCCTACGAGTGGGGCTTTGGACAA TGTTGCCAAAGCCCTTAAAATGCACTTGTATGAGACACCAACTGGGTGGAAGTTTTTTGGGAACCTGATGGATGCTGGAAAACTGTCCCTTTGTGGGGAGGAGAGCTTTGGTACAG GCTCGGATCACATCCGGGAGAAGGACGGTCTGTGGGCGGTGCTGGCGTGGCTGTCAATCTTGGCCTCCAGGAAACAGAGTGTGGAGGAGATAATGAAGGACCACTGGCAGAAGTTTGGCAGGAACTTTTTCACCAG GTATGATTACGAGGAGGTGGATGCTGAAGCTGCTGGTAAAATGATAAAGGAGCTGGAGACCGCCATGACTCAGCCAGGCTTTGTCGGGCAGAAGTTCTCATCAGGAGATAAGAGCTACCAGGTGGAGAAGGCTGATAACTTTGAGTACACAGACCCTGTGGACGGGAGTGTGTCCAAACACCAG GGTCTGAGAATTATCTTCTCTGACGGCTCACGCATCATCTTCCGCCTCAGTGGGACAGGCAGTGCCGGGGCCACCATCAGGCTCTACATAGACAGCTATGAGAAGGACCCTCAGAAGATCTACCAGGACCCACAG GTGATGCTGGCTCCTTTGGTGGACATTGCTCTGAAGATTTCTCAGCTCCAGGAGAAAACTGGCCGCACTGGACCAACTGTCATTACTTAA